From Synergistaceae bacterium, the proteins below share one genomic window:
- a CDS encoding PBP1A family penicillin-binding protein yields MNKTPKSAMGRPRKKRKRTSIPKLILKLSITTVLVLILLFVAAASAWVAWYVVKMSKDLPTIEEIIAKQNSEPTLIYDRNGEVIARLFLENRTSLRLDQVSPWLIRAILAAEDSSFYQHAGIKITSMVRALWMDVVARGAIQGASTITQQLARNLFLSQEKSITRKAKEIILAMRMEKLFTKDKILEMYLNTINFGRGAWGVETAARTYFGCSALDIDLAQAAILAGLIPAPGRYNPLTNLENAKNRQNYVLSRMESLGWIDENQRQNAYAEKLVFKHTPNRIEEFNRAPYFVSHILFNELLPRYGTEKVYSGGLQVHTTLDISLDEAAQQAVLSLRQQGALVCLASDTGEVLALVGGKDFKESKFNRATQAFRQPGSSFKPVVYAAALENDIMPFDHFMDAEIIFNRGGANRTSWSPKNSDGKYHGEVTVIKALSSSYNTVAVRTAAYIGTQPVVDMARSAGITSEYLPNDLSVALGSASVTPLEMAVVFNCFSNGGKRIPPIMIQRIDDRDGTLLASWDPQPVQAMKPETAYTLRSMLYDVIRAGTGGRAKLPKTEVFGKTGTSNDFIDAWFIGGAPGLTTAVYTGNDNHKTMGRNQTGGIAAAPAWKQFMEFAVQHMQSPEKFTPPPSWVEVAPVTICRTTGFRATGQCPAVPLYIPAGKAPKAQCPTHGGSYSAAAEDPNAPRLFLVEQDGDIENYENTENYEHPMQTPAYQENTPAPETPPYHRDPSPAEIIEERYQQLLKQYGIE; encoded by the coding sequence ATGAATAAAACCCCCAAATCGGCCATGGGACGTCCTCGTAAGAAACGAAAAAGGACTTCCATACCGAAGCTGATTCTGAAGCTCTCCATTACGACGGTACTGGTGCTGATTCTGCTTTTTGTGGCCGCCGCCAGCGCCTGGGTGGCCTGGTACGTGGTCAAAATGTCGAAAGATCTGCCGACCATCGAAGAGATCATCGCCAAACAAAACAGCGAACCGACTCTCATTTACGACCGCAACGGAGAGGTCATCGCCCGGCTCTTTCTGGAAAACCGCACGTCCCTCCGCCTGGACCAGGTGTCGCCCTGGCTGATCCGCGCCATTCTGGCCGCCGAGGACTCCTCCTTCTACCAGCACGCCGGCATCAAGATCACCTCCATGGTTCGGGCTCTGTGGATGGACGTGGTGGCCCGGGGAGCGATCCAGGGGGCGAGCACGATCACTCAGCAGCTCGCCCGCAACCTCTTCCTCTCTCAGGAAAAAAGCATAACCCGCAAAGCGAAGGAAATTATCCTGGCCATGCGCATGGAAAAACTTTTCACCAAAGATAAAATTCTGGAGATGTATCTGAACACGATCAACTTCGGACGAGGAGCCTGGGGAGTGGAAACCGCGGCCCGTACCTACTTCGGATGTTCGGCGCTGGACATCGACCTCGCCCAGGCCGCCATTCTCGCGGGACTGATTCCCGCCCCCGGCCGCTATAACCCCCTGACCAACCTGGAAAACGCCAAAAATCGTCAAAACTACGTACTGAGCAGGATGGAGTCGCTAGGATGGATTGACGAGAATCAGCGGCAAAACGCCTACGCCGAAAAACTCGTTTTTAAGCACACCCCCAACCGGATCGAGGAGTTCAACCGCGCCCCCTATTTTGTCTCTCACATCCTCTTCAACGAACTCCTTCCCCGGTATGGAACGGAAAAAGTCTACAGCGGCGGCCTGCAGGTCCACACCACCCTGGACATCAGCCTGGACGAAGCCGCACAGCAGGCGGTTCTTTCTCTCAGGCAGCAGGGAGCTCTGGTCTGCCTCGCCTCTGATACGGGGGAGGTCCTGGCACTGGTTGGAGGCAAAGATTTCAAAGAAAGCAAATTCAACCGCGCCACACAGGCTTTCAGACAGCCGGGGTCGAGCTTCAAGCCCGTCGTCTACGCCGCGGCGCTGGAGAACGACATCATGCCTTTCGACCACTTCATGGATGCGGAGATAATTTTCAACAGAGGGGGCGCCAACAGGACGAGCTGGTCTCCGAAAAACTCCGACGGAAAGTACCACGGCGAGGTCACCGTGATCAAGGCTCTCTCCAGTTCTTACAACACCGTAGCCGTGCGGACGGCGGCCTACATCGGCACCCAGCCCGTGGTGGACATGGCCCGCAGCGCCGGGATCACGTCGGAGTATCTGCCCAACGACCTCTCCGTGGCTTTGGGATCCGCCAGCGTCACTCCGCTGGAAATGGCTGTGGTGTTCAACTGCTTCTCCAACGGGGGAAAGCGCATTCCCCCCATCATGATACAGAGAATCGACGATCGCGACGGTACCCTTCTGGCCTCCTGGGATCCCCAGCCGGTACAGGCCATGAAACCGGAAACCGCCTATACTCTGAGGTCCATGCTCTACGACGTGATCCGCGCCGGCACCGGCGGCCGCGCAAAACTTCCAAAAACCGAGGTTTTCGGCAAGACGGGAACCTCCAACGACTTCATCGACGCCTGGTTCATCGGCGGAGCCCCTGGCCTGACCACCGCCGTGTACACAGGCAACGATAATCACAAAACCATGGGACGCAACCAGACCGGCGGAATTGCGGCGGCTCCCGCCTGGAAACAGTTCATGGAATTTGCCGTTCAGCACATGCAAAGTCCGGAAAAATTCACCCCGCCTCCCTCGTGGGTCGAGGTGGCCCCGGTGACGATATGCCGCACAACCGGTTTCCGTGCAACCGGTCAGTGTCCCGCCGTCCCGCTGTATATTCCCGCGGGAAAGGCTCCGAAGGCCCAGTGTCCCACACATGGAGGCAGTTACAGCGCAGCCGCGGAAGATCCCAACGCGCCCAGACTTTTCCTGGTCGAGCAGGATGGAGACATCGAAAATTACGAGAACACGGAAAACTACGAACATCCGATGCAGACGCCGGCGTATCAGGAAAATACTCCCGCTCCGGAAA